A window of Xylophilus sp. GW821-FHT01B05 contains these coding sequences:
- a CDS encoding GNAT family N-acetyltransferase yields the protein MALAFTVLDGRHHDRDGFSCGVAALDDYLRQRAGQHQREGIATTHVLIDDAQPARILGYCSLSAAQLYLHDLREQDRKRLPAYPVPAIRVGRLAVSQAERGKGHGPLLLGHAVNLALSVRQSMGVRVLVVDAKDAQAAAFYEGFGFRRTASAALTLYLPIAGA from the coding sequence ATGGCGCTCGCCTTCACCGTCCTCGACGGCCGGCATCACGACCGCGATGGTTTCAGCTGCGGTGTCGCCGCGCTGGACGACTACCTGCGCCAGCGCGCCGGGCAGCACCAGCGCGAGGGCATTGCCACCACCCATGTGCTGATAGACGACGCGCAGCCGGCGCGCATCCTGGGCTATTGCTCGCTGTCTGCGGCGCAGCTCTACCTGCACGATCTGCGCGAGCAAGACCGCAAGCGCCTGCCCGCCTACCCCGTGCCCGCGATACGCGTAGGGCGGCTGGCGGTCTCTCAGGCCGAGCGGGGCAAAGGCCATGGCCCCTTGCTGCTGGGCCATGCCGTCAATTTGGCGCTGTCTGTGCGGCAATCGATGGGCGTGCGCGTGCTGGTGGTGGATGCCAAGGACGCGCAGGCGGCTGCCTTCTACGAAGGCTTTGGCTTTCGCCGCACGGCCAGTGCCGCGCTGACGCTGTATCTGCCGATTGCAGGGGCGTGA
- a CDS encoding ABC transporter permease: protein MTEPTAPAAPPPRRRFVPLLERRYTLELRQQLSWPKQAAILALAVALGLFICGAILVAAGVSPEDLLNEFVVQTFTDPQNLRAVLFQAAPMVMVGLAAAMAFRARFWNLGLEGQMVWGAIGATFVSIHEVGPPALRLWLMAAAALLCGLAWVVLPALFKMRLGINEIISSLMLNYVAANFLLHLLYGSWKDPKDSFPYSPKFQAFERLPDIAGGFSSAIVLAAVVAVAAWWFVDKSRAGLYLRFVHASTRVADAVGVPVRRLVLGSVLLSGALAGLAGFMVAAGQEGRLTQAFYNGYGFSGILIAFLARNNPLAASVVAVLVATLFVAGRSLQVFYQIPFSMVQLIQAILVVCVASSDFFIRHRIRAVGQKGA, encoded by the coding sequence ATGACTGAACCCACTGCACCTGCAGCACCACCGCCGCGCCGCCGCTTTGTCCCCCTGCTGGAGCGCCGCTACACGCTGGAGCTGCGCCAGCAACTCAGCTGGCCCAAGCAGGCCGCCATCCTGGCACTGGCCGTTGCGCTGGGCTTGTTCATCTGCGGCGCCATCCTGGTGGCGGCCGGGGTGTCGCCAGAAGACCTGCTCAACGAGTTCGTGGTGCAGACCTTCACCGACCCGCAGAACCTGCGCGCCGTGCTGTTCCAGGCTGCGCCTATGGTCATGGTGGGCCTGGCCGCGGCCATGGCTTTTCGGGCGCGCTTCTGGAACCTGGGGCTCGAAGGCCAGATGGTGTGGGGCGCGATTGGCGCCACCTTTGTCTCCATCCATGAAGTCGGCCCACCCGCGCTGCGCCTGTGGCTGATGGCCGCCGCCGCGCTGCTGTGCGGCCTGGCCTGGGTGGTACTGCCGGCGCTGTTCAAGATGCGGCTGGGCATCAACGAAATCATCTCCAGCCTGATGCTCAACTACGTGGCCGCCAACTTCCTGCTGCACCTGCTCTACGGCAGCTGGAAGGACCCTAAGGATTCCTTCCCCTACAGCCCCAAGTTCCAGGCCTTCGAGCGCCTGCCCGACATTGCCGGCGGCTTCAGCAGCGCCATCGTGCTGGCGGCTGTGGTGGCGGTTGCGGCCTGGTGGTTTGTGGACAAGAGCCGCGCCGGCCTGTACCTGCGCTTTGTGCACGCCAGCACGCGCGTGGCCGATGCCGTGGGCGTGCCGGTGCGCCGGCTGGTGCTGGGCTCTGTGCTGCTATCGGGTGCGCTGGCCGGGCTGGCGGGCTTCATGGTGGCCGCCGGGCAAGAGGGGCGGCTGACCCAGGCCTTCTACAACGGCTATGGCTTCTCGGGCATCCTGATCGCCTTCCTGGCGCGCAACAACCCGCTGGCCGCCAGCGTGGTCGCGGTGCTGGTGGCCACGCTCTTCGTCGCCGGCCGCAGCCTGCAGGTGTTCTACCAAATCCCGTTCTCGATGGTGCAGCTGATCCAGGCGATTCTGGTGGTGTGCGTGGCGTCTTCCGATTTCTTCATCCGCCACCGCATTCGTGCCGTCGGCCAGAAAGGCGCCTGA
- a CDS encoding site-specific integrase, whose protein sequence is MDTIIPAVTPLRQRMLEDMRMRKLEPRTQVAHIRAVRKLAAYLHRSPDTASVEDLRNFQLHLVDTGVSPITLNATLTGLRFFFDVTLQRLDLIARMHPVKLPHKVPVVLSPPVTALGSPTCQRFTNR, encoded by the coding sequence ATGGACACGATCATCCCGGCGGTCACGCCACTGCGTCAGCGCATGCTCGAAGACATGCGCATGCGCAAACTGGAGCCACGCACGCAGGTAGCCCACATCCGCGCAGTGCGCAAGCTGGCCGCCTATCTGCACCGCTCGCCGGACACAGCCAGCGTGGAGGACCTGCGCAACTTCCAGCTCCACCTGGTCGATACGGGCGTCTCGCCCATAACGCTGAACGCCACGTTGACCGGCCTGCGGTTCTTCTTCGACGTGACGCTGCAGCGCCTGGACCTGATTGCCCGAATGCATCCGGTCAAGCTGCCGCACAAGGTACCGGTAGTTCTCAGCCCGCCAGTGACCGCTCTCGGGTCGCCTACCTGTCAGCGCTTCACGAACCGATAG
- a CDS encoding ABC transporter substrate-binding protein → MQRRSMMLATAGLCLAGAARAEPGVTDKEIVFGQTAILSGPLGVPVKGRMVGAELAFAQARRQGGIYGRNIRIQSIDDELKPERALANYERLLNDGVIGFFGCGGSATTAAAADILQRSGAPLVGGFAVADGARDKVTGSAYFLRATGKREAEVLVQHLATVGTTRISIAYLDNPGGVEALNLLKAAMDARQLKPVAIAAVKGDGSNVGEAAKALAATPPQVVIMYLGGPLPGEFIKATSSTDSRPMFYGMSIVAGELTAKIAGDKARGLVIAQVVPYPWSQVDTTAKEFRELAKQAQAPVDYYSFEGYLTGQMLIEALKRTGRDPTRARLAATMRALKFRIGGMDIDFSSGGHTGSNFVELVQVTREGTFVR, encoded by the coding sequence ATGCAGCGCAGAAGCATGATGCTGGCGACCGCAGGCCTGTGCCTGGCGGGCGCCGCCCGGGCCGAGCCCGGTGTGACCGACAAGGAAATCGTCTTCGGCCAGACCGCCATCCTCAGCGGCCCGCTGGGCGTGCCGGTAAAGGGCCGCATGGTCGGCGCCGAGCTGGCCTTTGCGCAGGCGCGGCGCCAGGGCGGCATCTATGGCCGCAACATCCGCATCCAGTCGATCGACGATGAGCTCAAGCCCGAGCGCGCGCTGGCCAACTACGAGCGGCTGCTGAACGATGGCGTGATTGGCTTCTTTGGCTGCGGCGGCTCGGCCACCACGGCGGCAGCGGCCGACATCCTGCAGCGCAGCGGCGCGCCCCTGGTCGGCGGCTTTGCCGTGGCCGACGGCGCGCGCGACAAGGTCACCGGATCGGCCTACTTTCTGCGCGCCACCGGCAAGCGCGAGGCCGAGGTGCTGGTGCAGCACCTGGCCACCGTCGGCACCACGCGCATCTCCATCGCCTATCTGGACAACCCGGGCGGCGTGGAGGCGCTGAACCTGCTCAAGGCCGCGATGGACGCGCGCCAGCTCAAACCGGTGGCGATTGCCGCCGTCAAGGGCGACGGCAGCAACGTGGGCGAAGCCGCCAAGGCGCTGGCCGCCACGCCGCCCCAGGTGGTCATCATGTACCTGGGCGGCCCGCTGCCCGGTGAGTTCATCAAGGCCACCAGCAGCACCGACAGCCGCCCGATGTTCTACGGCATGTCCATCGTGGCGGGTGAGCTCACCGCCAAGATCGCCGGCGACAAGGCACGCGGCCTGGTCATCGCCCAGGTCGTGCCCTACCCCTGGAGCCAGGTCGACACCACGGCCAAAGAGTTCCGCGAGCTGGCCAAGCAGGCCCAGGCGCCGGTCGACTACTACAGCTTCGAGGGCTACCTCACCGGCCAGATGCTGATCGAAGCCCTGAAGCGCACCGGCCGCGACCCCACCCGCGCCCGCCTGGCGGCCACCATGCGCGCCCTGAAGTTCCGCATCGGCGGCATGGACATCGACTTCAGCAGCGGCGGCCACACCGGCTCCAACTTTGTGGAGCTGGTGCAGGTCACGCGCGAGGGGACGTTTGTGCGCTGA
- a CDS encoding DUF1778 domain-containing protein, producing the protein MTTTTARLDLRLESRDKERIAKAAALRGMAVSAFVRDAVLREADTAIAADAVVTLSEQESRRFLAALDEPFQPNARLKKAMAAAARLAQR; encoded by the coding sequence ATGACGACCACTACCGCCCGCCTCGACCTGCGCCTGGAATCCCGCGACAAGGAGCGCATTGCCAAGGCCGCTGCGCTGCGGGGCATGGCGGTGTCGGCCTTTGTGCGTGATGCGGTGCTGCGCGAAGCCGATACCGCGATTGCGGCGGATGCCGTTGTCACGCTGTCTGAGCAGGAGTCGCGCCGCTTCCTGGCCGCGCTGGACGAGCCCTTCCAGCCCAATGCGCGCCTGAAGAAGGCCATGGCCGCCGCCGCTCGCTTGGCTCAACGCTGA
- a CDS encoding alpha/beta fold hydrolase, which produces MKTPSRLFSALTGAALGLLAATSWAADYPAAKEASWTARDFRFHTGEVMPELRLHYRTVGAPTGEPVLVLHGTTASGAGMLTPAFAGELFGPGQPLDASKYFIILPDSIGAGKSAKPSDGLRTKFPAYNYDDMVQAQYRLLTEGLGIRHLRVVLGYSMGGMHTWLWGEKYPGFMDALVPLASQPSEMSGRNWLMRRFLIDAIRNDPDWNGGNYTAQPRGMKAANVYFNIATTGGSQAFYKAAPTREKADQLLAERLAAPYTADANDVLYQWESSRDYNAVPALAAIAAPVLAINALDDERNPPELGTMERDLKQVKNARLYMIPGSEDTRGHGTAVIAKLWRQQLQDFLATVPARAPAP; this is translated from the coding sequence ATGAAAACCCCTAGTCGACTGTTCTCCGCGCTAACGGGCGCGGCTCTTGGCCTGCTGGCCGCAACGTCCTGGGCAGCCGACTATCCGGCCGCCAAAGAGGCCAGTTGGACGGCGCGTGACTTCCGCTTCCACACCGGCGAAGTCATGCCCGAACTGCGCCTGCACTACCGCACCGTGGGCGCACCCACCGGCGAGCCGGTGCTGGTGCTGCATGGCACTACCGCGTCAGGCGCGGGCATGCTGACCCCGGCCTTCGCCGGCGAGCTGTTCGGCCCCGGCCAGCCGCTGGACGCCAGCAAGTACTTCATCATCCTGCCGGACTCGATCGGCGCCGGTAAATCCGCCAAGCCCTCCGACGGCCTGCGCACCAAGTTCCCGGCCTACAACTACGACGACATGGTGCAGGCGCAGTACCGCCTGCTGACCGAAGGCCTGGGCATCCGCCACCTGCGCGTGGTGCTGGGCTACTCGATGGGCGGCATGCACACCTGGCTGTGGGGCGAGAAGTACCCCGGCTTCATGGATGCACTGGTGCCGCTGGCCTCGCAGCCCAGCGAGATGTCGGGCCGCAACTGGCTGATGCGCCGCTTCCTGATCGACGCGATCCGCAACGACCCCGACTGGAACGGCGGCAACTACACGGCCCAGCCACGCGGCATGAAGGCCGCCAACGTCTACTTCAACATCGCCACCACTGGCGGCTCGCAGGCCTTCTACAAGGCCGCGCCCACGCGCGAAAAGGCCGACCAATTGCTGGCCGAGCGCCTGGCCGCGCCCTACACCGCCGACGCCAACGACGTGCTCTACCAATGGGAATCCTCGCGCGACTACAACGCGGTGCCGGCCCTGGCCGCCATCGCCGCGCCGGTGCTGGCCATTAACGCGCTGGACGACGAGCGCAACCCGCCCGAGCTGGGCACCATGGAGCGCGACCTGAAGCAGGTGAAGAACGCGCGCCTGTACATGATCCCGGGCAGCGAAGACACGCGCGGCCACGGCACCGCCGTGATCGCCAAGCTCTGGCGCCAGCAGCTGCAGGACTTCCTGGCCACGGTGCCCGCGCGCGCGCCTGCTCCGTAA
- a CDS encoding zinc-binding dehydrogenase, producing the protein MSLENSMRRVAHYSFGSPQEVLRAEKDIPLPPLAADKVRVRLTRSMIHPADLQVVAAHYVSSHDDIPEGRVPGMEGVGIVEEASPEALVGTGITIGTRVAFMGDGTWQTSVDLPARSLVAVPDDITDDVATQMLLNTITALHVLRVAKQTVGKRPTRIVLTAASSHVGKLIAVLALREGLPLICLVRSEDSARRLAELLPGGEIVATETDGWQDAVRKAASDDVPLIIDGVGGKMVTESGWLLNEGGTLVSFGLLAKGPSDMTMFLPKALTLRGATIGTWHSETSAQDQARDYDTAIDIARTSPKLFDSGSTFDLSDITAAVDAATSPKKQGNVLISF; encoded by the coding sequence ATGAGTCTTGAAAACTCGATGCGTCGTGTCGCCCACTACAGCTTCGGCAGCCCCCAGGAGGTTCTGCGGGCTGAAAAGGATATTCCGCTGCCGCCACTCGCGGCCGACAAGGTGCGGGTGCGGCTGACGCGCAGCATGATCCATCCCGCTGATCTCCAGGTCGTGGCCGCGCATTATGTCTCGAGCCACGACGACATTCCCGAGGGACGCGTCCCCGGCATGGAAGGGGTCGGCATCGTCGAGGAAGCCAGTCCAGAGGCATTGGTCGGAACAGGCATCACCATCGGCACGCGGGTGGCCTTCATGGGCGACGGCACCTGGCAGACATCGGTCGATCTCCCGGCCCGCTCGCTGGTCGCGGTTCCTGACGACATCACCGATGATGTGGCAACTCAGATGCTGCTCAACACGATCACCGCGCTTCATGTGCTCCGCGTCGCAAAGCAGACCGTTGGCAAGCGTCCTACGCGTATCGTGCTGACAGCCGCCTCATCGCATGTAGGTAAGCTCATTGCGGTGCTGGCGCTACGGGAAGGCCTCCCCTTGATTTGTCTTGTCCGTTCGGAGGACAGCGCGAGGCGGCTCGCCGAACTGCTCCCGGGCGGCGAGATTGTCGCGACCGAAACCGATGGTTGGCAGGATGCCGTTCGCAAGGCGGCAAGTGACGATGTCCCGCTCATTATCGACGGCGTTGGCGGCAAGATGGTCACCGAAAGCGGTTGGCTGCTCAACGAGGGCGGCACGCTGGTCTCGTTCGGTCTGCTCGCCAAAGGCCCATCCGACATGACCATGTTCCTGCCGAAGGCATTGACGCTGCGCGGTGCGACCATCGGCACGTGGCATTCGGAAACCAGTGCGCAAGACCAGGCGCGCGATTACGACACCGCGATCGATATCGCGCGCACCTCACCCAAGCTTTTCGACAGTGGTTCGACCTTCGACCTATCCGACATCACCGCCGCGGTCGACGCCGCCACATCGCCGAAGAAGCAGGGCAACGTTCTCATATCGTTCTGA
- a CDS encoding tripartite tricarboxylate transporter substrate binding protein has product MDIVARTLGLPLARYAGQPVVVDNRAGGGGAVGTGWAARAEPEGHSLLVATPGQLGTLPEMIKVPYRADSFVPVAVVSRTPVVVVVRANDPRFKTAADFLKAIKAQGENVTVGHAGPGSPNHLALLQLEDAAKTRVNTVPYKGSGPALLDLIGGQIDAVVDQITSSTPHIKGGALRALFVLGPQAGGMLANVPNLAQLGLPTFDATTFVGVFAPKGAPPANVKSLYGWISKSVAEPEFSNVIRELGSEPFLEGAGVLQRLVNEEAVLAAGLVKQGRLKVE; this is encoded by the coding sequence GTGGATATCGTGGCCCGCACGCTGGGCCTGCCTCTGGCCCGGTATGCCGGGCAGCCCGTGGTTGTCGACAACCGGGCGGGCGGTGGCGGCGCCGTGGGGACGGGCTGGGCGGCGCGGGCCGAGCCCGAAGGGCATTCGCTGCTGGTGGCCACGCCAGGTCAGCTGGGAACGCTGCCGGAGATGATCAAAGTCCCCTACCGGGCCGACAGCTTCGTGCCGGTTGCCGTGGTCAGCCGTACGCCGGTGGTCGTGGTGGTGCGCGCCAACGATCCGCGCTTCAAGACCGCGGCGGACTTCCTCAAGGCGATCAAGGCCCAGGGCGAGAACGTGACGGTGGGGCATGCCGGCCCGGGATCGCCGAACCACCTCGCGCTGCTGCAGCTGGAGGACGCCGCCAAGACCCGCGTCAACACCGTGCCCTACAAGGGTTCGGGGCCGGCCCTGCTTGACCTGATTGGCGGCCAGATCGACGCGGTGGTGGACCAGATCACCAGCTCCACGCCGCACATCAAGGGCGGCGCTCTGCGCGCGCTGTTCGTGCTGGGCCCCCAGGCCGGCGGCATGCTTGCCAACGTGCCGAACCTGGCCCAGCTCGGTCTGCCGACCTTCGACGCCACCACCTTCGTGGGGGTGTTCGCCCCGAAGGGCGCGCCGCCTGCCAACGTGAAAAGCCTCTACGGCTGGATATCGAAGTCGGTGGCCGAGCCGGAGTTTTCCAATGTGATCCGCGAACTGGGAAGCGAGCCCTTCCTTGAAGGCGCGGGCGTCCTGCAGCGCCTGGTCAATGAAGAGGCGGTGCTGGCGGCTGGCCTGGTCAAGCAGGGCCGCCTCAAGGTGGAGTAG
- a CDS encoding ABC transporter ATP-binding protein translates to MTDALLLQGIHKSFDGFVALADAHFAARWGEVHALLGENGAGKSSLMNIAAGLYAPEAGTLLVDDNPVRLAGPSDAARHRIGMVHQHFKLVAPFSVAENILLSVPVDDEDVSSYRQRLARIRAAILTQAHALGFEIDPDQRVDRLSVAEQQRVEILKVLLAGARILILDEPTAVLTDTEAARLLQTVQALARRQGTAVVLVTHKMADVKRYADRVTVMRGGRTIATLDPRETPEAELVRLTVGEALPPPARAQTTRGAARLVLKDLYSANAGGPPALDGISLTVHAGEIYGLAGVGGNGQSELAQAIMGLLATQGGSMTLEGFGDLRAATTVQRRELGIAAIPADRYGLALAGALSVAENFGIGQVHAGRYGRAARLDRRRMEAEATAAVKAFDVLGVRSIRQKAALLSGGNAQKLVIAREFSRNPRLVLAHSPSRGLDVRAGAQVHERLRAARDAGAAVLLISEDLDEVLALADRVGVIVRGRIVGEFNTPVDRQAVGQAMVAHG, encoded by the coding sequence ATGACCGATGCGCTGCTGCTTCAAGGCATCCACAAATCCTTTGACGGCTTCGTGGCGCTGGCCGACGCGCACTTTGCCGCGCGCTGGGGCGAGGTGCATGCGCTGCTGGGCGAGAACGGCGCGGGCAAGTCCTCGCTGATGAACATCGCGGCCGGCCTCTACGCGCCCGAGGCCGGCACGCTGCTGGTAGACGACAACCCGGTGCGCCTGGCCGGCCCCAGCGATGCGGCGCGCCACCGCATCGGCATGGTGCACCAGCACTTCAAACTGGTCGCGCCCTTCAGCGTGGCCGAAAACATTCTGCTCAGCGTGCCGGTGGACGACGAGGACGTGAGCAGCTACCGCCAGCGCCTGGCGCGCATACGCGCGGCCATCCTCACGCAGGCGCATGCGCTGGGCTTTGAGATCGACCCCGATCAGCGTGTAGACCGGCTGTCTGTCGCCGAGCAGCAGCGCGTGGAAATCCTCAAGGTGCTGCTGGCCGGCGCGCGCATCCTGATCCTGGACGAGCCCACTGCCGTACTCACCGACACCGAGGCCGCGCGCCTGCTGCAAACCGTGCAGGCGCTGGCCCGGCGCCAGGGCACGGCCGTGGTGCTGGTCACGCACAAGATGGCGGACGTAAAACGCTACGCCGACCGCGTCACCGTGATGCGCGGCGGCCGCACCATCGCCACGCTGGACCCACGCGAAACGCCCGAGGCCGAGCTGGTGCGCCTGACCGTGGGCGAGGCACTGCCGCCACCCGCGCGCGCACAGACCACACGCGGCGCCGCGCGGCTGGTGTTGAAGGATCTGTACAGCGCCAACGCAGGCGGCCCGCCCGCGCTCGACGGCATCAGCCTCACCGTGCACGCGGGCGAGATCTATGGCCTGGCCGGCGTCGGTGGCAACGGCCAGAGCGAGCTGGCCCAGGCCATCATGGGCCTGCTCGCCACGCAGGGCGGCAGCATGACGCTGGAAGGCTTTGGCGACCTGCGCGCCGCCACCACGGTGCAGCGCCGCGAGCTGGGCATTGCCGCGATACCGGCCGACCGTTATGGGCTGGCGCTGGCCGGTGCTTTGTCGGTGGCAGAGAACTTTGGCATCGGCCAGGTGCACGCCGGCCGCTATGGCCGCGCGGCGCGCCTGGACCGCCGCCGCATGGAGGCCGAGGCCACGGCTGCGGTGAAGGCCTTCGACGTATTGGGCGTGCGCTCAATCCGGCAAAAGGCCGCGCTGCTGTCGGGCGGCAATGCGCAAAAGCTGGTGATCGCGCGCGAGTTCAGTCGCAACCCGCGCCTGGTGCTGGCGCACAGCCCCAGCCGTGGCCTGGACGTGCGCGCCGGCGCCCAAGTGCACGAGCGCCTGCGCGCCGCCCGCGATGCCGGCGCCGCCGTGCTGCTGATCAGCGAAGACCTGGACGAGGTGCTGGCGCTGGCCGACCGCGTGGGCGTGATCGTGCGCGGGCGCATCGTCGGTGAATTCAACACCCCGGTGGATCGCCAAGCCGTTGGACAAGCGATGGTCGCGCATGGCTGA
- a CDS encoding isochorismatase family cysteine hydrolase gives MQAYVYEQPRQLDDAEFADYLNPATTAVISIDMHRGHLDDSPDCPCPAPRARDLVAPLDSFHDQVRAQGVRLIHVRSTLRPGGEDDTRGIPAAWRRTFPLHVGPIPNADAHAIEGSRWTEWCTRVEPGDMRVDTKRRLSAFYPSDLDFLLRNQRIETVVLDGGFTDCCVLSTAFDANNHNYRVIVLRDLVRGTDPQLEAAALSMVSLHLGLVMDSQELLRVWRQR, from the coding sequence ATGCAAGCCTATGTCTACGAGCAGCCGCGCCAACTCGACGATGCCGAGTTCGCCGACTACCTGAACCCCGCCACCACCGCCGTCATCTCTATCGACATGCACCGCGGCCACCTGGACGACTCGCCCGACTGCCCCTGCCCGGCGCCGCGTGCGCGCGATCTGGTGGCGCCGCTCGATAGCTTCCACGACCAGGTGCGCGCGCAAGGCGTGCGCCTGATCCATGTGCGCTCCACGCTGCGCCCCGGCGGCGAAGACGACACGCGCGGCATCCCGGCCGCGTGGCGGCGCACCTTCCCGCTGCATGTGGGCCCCATACCGAATGCCGATGCGCACGCCATAGAAGGCAGCCGCTGGACCGAGTGGTGCACCCGCGTGGAGCCCGGCGACATGCGCGTGGATACCAAACGGCGCCTCTCCGCCTTCTACCCCAGCGACCTGGACTTTCTGCTGCGCAACCAGCGCATCGAGACCGTGGTGCTGGACGGCGGCTTTACCGATTGCTGCGTGCTCAGCACCGCGTTCGATGCCAACAACCACAACTACCGCGTGATCGTGCTGCGCGACCTGGTGCGCGGCACCGATCCGCAGCTGGAGGCGGCGGCGCTCAGCATGGTGTCGCTGCACCTGGGGCTGGTGATGGATTCGCAGGAGCTGCTGCGGGTGTGGCGCCAACGCTGA
- a CDS encoding ABC transporter permease, whose product MDLITHWLGNMPDFAVPFALAALGLIISERAGVLSLGAEGLMLVGALAGVGVQLAVHEPGIALLGSMLAAATVSILFAVMVVWLRVNQVIAGLALVFFCQGLTGLLGTVLGWTNQPVTGLDVLPLGPLAQLPLIGGLFRQNVVVYLTPLIFALVVWYLNRTVSGLRLRAVGENPQAADAAGIPVLRTRFLAILAGSALIGLAGGYIAVLSTKLWIAGMTGGRGWIAVGLVIFARWSPWRALVGALLFGGIEALIPQLAAAGISLPQYFVLMTPYVVTLGVMVWVALARRGSDETPGALGEPYLREERR is encoded by the coding sequence ATGGACCTGATCACCCACTGGCTTGGCAACATGCCGGACTTTGCCGTGCCCTTTGCGCTGGCCGCGCTCGGGCTCATCATCAGCGAGCGCGCGGGCGTGCTCTCGCTCGGCGCCGAAGGCCTGATGCTGGTCGGCGCGCTGGCCGGCGTGGGCGTGCAGCTCGCCGTGCACGAGCCCGGCATTGCGCTGCTCGGCTCCATGCTGGCGGCCGCCACCGTCTCCATCCTGTTCGCGGTGATGGTGGTCTGGCTGCGCGTGAACCAGGTCATCGCCGGGCTGGCGCTGGTGTTCTTCTGCCAGGGCCTCACGGGCCTGCTGGGCACGGTGCTGGGCTGGACGAATCAGCCGGTCACCGGCCTGGACGTGCTGCCGCTGGGCCCGCTGGCGCAGCTGCCGCTGATCGGCGGGCTGTTCCGGCAGAACGTGGTCGTCTACCTCACGCCGCTCATCTTTGCGCTGGTGGTCTGGTACCTGAACCGCACCGTGTCCGGCCTGCGCCTGCGCGCCGTGGGCGAGAACCCGCAGGCCGCAGACGCCGCCGGCATCCCGGTGCTGCGCACGCGCTTCCTGGCGATCCTGGCCGGCTCGGCGCTGATCGGTTTGGCCGGCGGCTACATCGCCGTGCTCAGCACCAAGCTGTGGATCGCCGGCATGACCGGCGGGCGCGGCTGGATCGCCGTGGGCCTGGTGATCTTCGCGCGCTGGTCGCCCTGGCGCGCCTTGGTCGGCGCCCTGCTGTTCGGCGGCATCGAAGCCCTGATTCCCCAACTGGCCGCCGCCGGCATCAGCCTGCCGCAGTACTTCGTGCTGATGACGCCCTACGTCGTCACCCTGGGCGTGATGGTCTGGGTGGCGCTGGCAAGGCGCGGCAGTGATGAAACGCCTGGCGCGCTGGGCGAGCCCTACCTGCGCGAGGAACGCCGCTGA